The following DNA comes from Kitasatospora sp. NBC_01287.
CCACGGCGGTGCTCACGCCCTGTCGGCGTGCTGCTCGCGCCCCGTCAGCGTGCGGGGCGCGAGCGTCACCGCTCCGGGGAGGCCGCGGCTCCCGGGCGCGTCACAGCTGCGCGAGCACCTCGACCAGGTCGTCCAGCCCGAGCGAGCCCTGCGAGAGCGCCGCCATGTGCCAGGCCTTGAGGTCGAACTCCTCACCGCGCGCCTCGTGCGCCGCCCGCGCCGCCGCCCGGCCGCGCAGCCAGGCGCGCTCGCCGAGCTTGTAGCCGATCGCCTGGCCGGGCATGCCGAGGTAGCGGACCAGCTCGCTGTCCAGGGTCTCGACGGCCAGCCCGCAGTAGGCGCCGAAGAACGCGCGGCCCAGCTCCGGGGTCATCGCCTCGCCCGGGTGGAACGGCGAGTCGGCCGGGAAGTCCAGGCCCACGTGCATGCCGATGTCCAGGATCACCCGCAGCGCCCGCAGCATCTGGGCGTTGAGGTAGCCGAGCCGGTGGCCGGGGTCGGTCAGGTAGCCGAGCTCGTCCATCAGCCGCTCGGCGTAGAGCGCCCAGCCCTCCAGGTTGGCGCTCACCCCGCCCAGGCTGACCTGGTAGGTGGAGAGGCTGCCCGCCACGTAGTTCCACTGCGCGAGCTGCAGGTGGTGGCCGGGGACGCCCTCGTGGTACCAGGTGCTGACCAGGTCCCAGGTCGGGAAGGTCTCCCGGCCCATCACCGGCAGCCAGGTCCGGCCGGGGCGGCTGAAGTCCAGCGAGGGGGCCGAGTAGTACGGCGCGCTGGCGGTGCCGGCGGGGGCGAGCTTGGACTCGACCCGGGTGATCGGCTCGGCCAGGTCGAAGTGGGCGCCCTGCAGGTCGCGGATCGCCTGGTCCATCAGGCCCTGCAGGTACTCGCGGGCCTTCTCGGCACCGGCGATCGAGGGGCCCTCGGTGTCCAGCCAGCGCATCGCCTGCATCGGCGTGCTGCCGGGCAGCACCTTCTCGGCCTCGACGGCCATCTGCGCGGCCAGGTCGTGGAACTCCGTCCAGGCCCAGCGGTAGGCCTCGTCCAGGTCCAGGTCGGCGCCGTTCCAGTAGCGCGCCCAGCGCAGGTAGCGCTCGCGGCCGATCGCGTCGGGGGTGCCGGCCGCGGCGGGGCCGTAGACCTCGGCCAGCCAGTCCCGCAGCAGGGCCAGCTCGGCGGAGGCGGCCAGCGCGTGCCCGGTCAGCTCGGCGCGCAGGCCCTCGGGGGCCGGGGTGACCAGGGCGCCGAACCAGCCGGCCGCCCGGCCCGCCTCGTCGGCCGCCTCGTCCGGGGCCAGCCACTCGGCGAGCTGCCCGATCACCGTCTCGACCTGACGCGGCGCGGAGAACAGGCTCTGCTCGACCCCGGCGGCCAAGGTGGCCCGGTACTGCTGGACGGCCAGCGGGAACCGGGCCAGCCGGCGGCCCAGGCTCGCCCAGTCCGCCTCGGTCTCGGTGGGCAGCAGGGTGAAGACCTCGCGGGTGTTGTGCAGCGGCGAGCCGAGGTTGCGCACCGCGCGCAGGTCCTCGCCGGCCTCGTGCACGGCCAGCTCGGCGGTCAGCCGCTCGCGCAGCAGCCGGGCGCAGCGCTGCTCGGCCTCGGGATCGGCGGCGGTGGCGAGGAGGTCGGCGGCCTCGGCCTGGTCGAGCTCGGCCAGCGTGCGGCGGGCGAGGTCGGCGACGGCGGTGTGGCCGGCCGGGGAGAGGTCGGGGAGGTGGTCGTCCTCCGGGTTGAGGCCGAGGTAGACCGCGGTCAGCGGGTCGAGGTCGGCAAGAGCCTGGACGTACGCGTCCGCAATGGTGCGCGGCGTGCGGCCGTCGGCGGCGACGGGGTTCGGTTCGGAAGCCATTCGGACATCTTTTCGCAGCCCGGACGCTTTGCAACACCCTTTCCGGAACCGGGCCCGCGGGATCGGCGGCGGGCCCGGCCGCACCGTGCCGGGCGACCGACGGGCGGGCGACGGGCGGGCGGCACCGGCGATCACCGGGCGGGCACCGCACTGGGCGATGTGGCGGGCACCGCGCGAGGCGCCCCCGCCGTGAACGCCGGGGCCGGCGGCGCGAACCGGGCCCGCACGCGGGGTTCCGTCGGCGCGGTTGCGCACTACGCTGACCGCCATGAACGCCACCGAGCCGGCCGCGCCCAGCCCATCGCCCGCCGCCGGTCCGGTCACCGGGCCCGCCCGGGGCCCCGCCGAGCGGCCCCGGCGGGCCGGCTACCGGCGGCTGCCGGTGCAGCAGCGCCGCGAGCAGCTGATCGCGGTGGCCCTGGAGCTCTTCAGCGCCCGCCCGCCGGACGAGGTGAGCCTGGACGACGTGGCCGAGGCCTCCGGCGCCTCCCGCCCGCTGGTCTACCGCTACTTCGCCGGCGGCAAGCAGCAGCTCTACGAGGCGGCGCTGAGCAGCGCGGCCGAGGAGCTGATCAGCCGCTTCACCGTGCCGCCGCGCGGCACCCCGACCGAGCAGCTGGGCTCGGTGCTCGACGGCTACTTCTCCTTCGTCGCGGAGCACGACGCCGGCTACGGCGCGCTGCTGCGCGGCGGCTCGGTGGTGGAGACGGCGCGGACCGGCGCGATCGTCGACAAGGTGCGCCGGGCCGCGCTGCGCCGCACCCTGCGCTACATGGGCGTGGCCGAACCGGGGCCGCGGCTCACCCTGCTGGTGCGCTCCTGGATCTCGGTGGTCGAGGCCTCCTCGCTCAGCTGGCTGGACGAGGGCCGGCAGATCCCGCCCGCCCAGCTGCGCGACTGGCTGGTGGACGAGTTCGTGGCGATGTGCGCGGCCACCGCGGCCCATGACCCGCAGAGCGCCCAGGTGCTGGCCGACCTGCTGGCGCTGGAGGCACCGGACGGGCGCGCCGCGGCGCTGCTGGCCCGCCTCGGCGCCCTGCGCACCGGGCGCTGAGGCGGGCCGGGTACCAAGGCGGGCCGGCCGCGGCCCCGCGGCCGGACGCCCCGCGGTGGTCAGGCCTTGCCCAGCACCTGCCGCTGCCGCCCGAGCCCGGCGACCTCCAGCTCCATCACGTCACCGGGCCGCAGGAAGGCGGTGCCCGGGCGGCCGCTGGTGACGCCCGCCGGGGTGCCGGTGGTGACCACGTCGCCGGGCTCCAGCACCATGAACTGGCTGATGTAGCGCAGCACCGGGTAGACCGGGAAGATCATCTCCGCGGTGTGCCCGTCCTGCCGCAGCTCGCCGTTGACCCAGAGCCTGAGCTCCAGCGCCTGCGGGTCGCCGGCCTCGTCGGGGGTGACCAGGTAGGGGCCCAGCGGGAAGAAGGTCTCGCAGCACTTGCCCTTGTCCCACTGGCCGCCGCGCTCCAGTTGGAAGGCGCGCTCGGTGACGTCGTTGGCGATCGCGTAGCCGGCGATGACGGCCGCCGCCTGCTCGTCGCTCTCCAGGTAGCGGGCCTGCCGCCCGATCACCACGGCCAGCTCGACCTCGTAGTCGGTCTTGGTGGCGCCGCGCGGCACCAGCACCTCGTCGTCCGGGCCGACCACGGTGTTGCTGGCCTTCAGGAAGAGCACCGGCTCGGTGGGTATCGCGGCACCCGCCTCGGCCGCGTGGTCGCGGTAGTTCAGCCCGACGCAGACCACCTTGCCCGGACGCGCCACCGGCGCGCCGATCCGCCGGCCGGCGAGGTCGACGACGGGCAGCTCGCCCCGCTCCACCGCGCCCGCCAGTTCGCTCACGTCCAGACCGGACAGGAAGGCCCCGTCGACGTCGGGGGTGCGCCCCGAGAGGTCGTACGCGGTGCCGTCCGGGCCGAGCACGACCGGCCGCTCGGCGCCCGGGGGGCCAACACGGAGGAGCTTCATCTGCCCATCACCACCTGTGGTGTCGCATCTGCGCGCAGCGGGCCGCACACCCGCTTGCGCCTGTGCGTCCGAGATATATCAACATTTTGTGGAACGGATC
Coding sequences within:
- a CDS encoding fumarylacetoacetate hydrolase family protein encodes the protein MKLLRVGPPGAERPVVLGPDGTAYDLSGRTPDVDGAFLSGLDVSELAGAVERGELPVVDLAGRRIGAPVARPGKVVCVGLNYRDHAAEAGAAIPTEPVLFLKASNTVVGPDDEVLVPRGATKTDYEVELAVVIGRQARYLESDEQAAAVIAGYAIANDVTERAFQLERGGQWDKGKCCETFFPLGPYLVTPDEAGDPQALELRLWVNGELRQDGHTAEMIFPVYPVLRYISQFMVLEPGDVVTTGTPAGVTSGRPGTAFLRPGDVMELEVAGLGRQRQVLGKA
- a CDS encoding DUF885 domain-containing protein; translation: MASEPNPVAADGRTPRTIADAYVQALADLDPLTAVYLGLNPEDDHLPDLSPAGHTAVADLARRTLAELDQAEAADLLATAADPEAEQRCARLLRERLTAELAVHEAGEDLRAVRNLGSPLHNTREVFTLLPTETEADWASLGRRLARFPLAVQQYRATLAAGVEQSLFSAPRQVETVIGQLAEWLAPDEAADEAGRAAGWFGALVTPAPEGLRAELTGHALAASAELALLRDWLAEVYGPAAAGTPDAIGRERYLRWARYWNGADLDLDEAYRWAWTEFHDLAAQMAVEAEKVLPGSTPMQAMRWLDTEGPSIAGAEKAREYLQGLMDQAIRDLQGAHFDLAEPITRVESKLAPAGTASAPYYSAPSLDFSRPGRTWLPVMGRETFPTWDLVSTWYHEGVPGHHLQLAQWNYVAGSLSTYQVSLGGVSANLEGWALYAERLMDELGYLTDPGHRLGYLNAQMLRALRVILDIGMHVGLDFPADSPFHPGEAMTPELGRAFFGAYCGLAVETLDSELVRYLGMPGQAIGYKLGERAWLRGRAAARAAHEARGEEFDLKAWHMAALSQGSLGLDDLVEVLAQL
- a CDS encoding TetR/AcrR family transcriptional regulator; its protein translation is MNATEPAAPSPSPAAGPVTGPARGPAERPRRAGYRRLPVQQRREQLIAVALELFSARPPDEVSLDDVAEASGASRPLVYRYFAGGKQQLYEAALSSAAEELISRFTVPPRGTPTEQLGSVLDGYFSFVAEHDAGYGALLRGGSVVETARTGAIVDKVRRAALRRTLRYMGVAEPGPRLTLLVRSWISVVEASSLSWLDEGRQIPPAQLRDWLVDEFVAMCAATAAHDPQSAQVLADLLALEAPDGRAAALLARLGALRTGR